One Nicotiana tomentosiformis chromosome 4, ASM39032v3, whole genome shotgun sequence genomic window carries:
- the LOC104091895 gene encoding F-box protein PP2-B11-like → MQGQWIAARDLTITWVNNPQFWTWKTVDPNIEVAELRSINWLDIYGKIETKNLIQTTSYAVYLVFKLTDNPRGLERSIASLRFVKEVAKDAGIEGTTVFISKKKELPGELGRFPHLRSDGWLEIKLGEFFNNLGEDGEVEMRLMEINNATSKSGIIVKGFDIRRN, encoded by the exons ATG CAAGGCCAGTGGATAGCGGCAAGAGACCTTACAATTACATGGGTGAACAATCCTCAGTTCTGGACATGGAAAACTGTTGATCCTAA TATTGAAGTGGCGGAGCTTCGTAGCATAAATTGGCTTGACATTTATGGAAAGATAGAGACAAAAAATCTTATTCAAACGACTAGTTATGCAGTATATTTAGTGTTCAAGTTAACAGATAACCCTCGTGGACTTGAACGATCCATTGCATCGCTAAGATTTGTGAAGGAGGTGGCAAAGGACGCAGGCATTGAGGGTACCACTGTTTTCATCTCGAAGAAAAAGGAATTACCAGGAGAACTTGGCCGGTTTCCACATCTTCGAAGCGATGGCTGGTTAGAAATCAAGCTTGGTGAGTTTTTCAACAACTTAGGAGAGGATGGTGAAGTCGAAATGAGGTTGATGGAAATCAATAACGCCACTTCGAAATCTGGCATCATTGTTAAGGGCTTCGACATTCGTCGAAATTAA